In one Campylobacter insulaenigrae NCTC 12927 genomic region, the following are encoded:
- the ppa gene encoding inorganic diphosphatase, producing the protein MDISKIKIGENPNKLNAVIEIPYGSNIKYELDKESGAVMVDRVMYSAMFYPANYGFIPNTLADDGDPIDILVLNEYPIQAGAVIPCRLIGVLIMEDESGMDEKLLAVPTSKIDPRYDNIKDLNDLPKAVLDKIKNFFETYKMLEPNKWVKVKEFADIKIASAILENSIKNYK; encoded by the coding sequence ATGGATATTAGTAAAATTAAAATTGGAGAAAATCCGAATAAATTAAATGCAGTGATTGAAATTCCTTATGGTTCAAATATTAAATACGAACTTGATAAAGAAAGTGGCGCAGTTATGGTAGATCGCGTAATGTATTCAGCGATGTTCTACCCAGCAAATTATGGTTTTATACCAAACACTCTAGCTGATGATGGTGATCCAATTGATATTTTAGTATTAAACGAATATCCTATTCAAGCTGGTGCTGTAATTCCTTGCCGTTTAATTGGTGTTTTAATTATGGAAGATGAAAGTGGTATGGATGAAAAATTACTTGCTGTTCCTACAAGTAAAATTGATCCTAGATATGATAATATCAAAGATTTAAATGATTTACCAAAAGCAGTTTTAGATAAGATTAAAAATTTTTTTGAAACTTACAAAATGTTAGAACCAAACAAATGGGTAAAAGTAAAAGAATTTGCAGATATAAAAATAGCAAGTGCGATTTTAGAAAATTCTATTAAAAATTATAAATAA
- a CDS encoding OmpA family protein, giving the protein MKGIIALGAAFIILLGASIGFYIWYFNDEKTYVYDYTKDKKTYENYSNANQNYNNTQSNNAYDLNSNNSYQTAIYHNEEKDIQEEKHEQDYNLTTTPITQNKTDQEKLQYHKTNNTNTNEKINKNTQISSKKQNIKTNIMQEYIEKGKTSKYEKKLSNEFVKVYVLDGKTLSDYRISLLSEMIRPIAENSQDYNLTIFIQMLPNDNMNLSIYNKDIVFEKNKKKYNYVDMKIEDFKFLFERNGYDKYSNEDILQQIDQKLARENVLKRIKIQGYADDRGSSFANYMIGLNRAMNVAKHFFAFTELIEIQSFGKENYPLKDKSDQQRQDNRKVEISFYN; this is encoded by the coding sequence ATGAAAGGTATTATTGCTTTAGGTGCTGCTTTTATCATTTTGCTCGGTGCAAGTATTGGTTTTTATATATGGTATTTTAATGATGAAAAAACTTATGTTTATGATTACACAAAAGATAAGAAAACATATGAAAATTATTCCAATGCAAATCAAAATTACAACAATACTCAAAGCAACAATGCCTATGATTTAAATTCCAATAATTCTTACCAAACAGCAATATATCATAATGAAGAAAAAGATATTCAAGAAGAAAAACACGAACAAGATTACAATTTAACAACAACTCCTATAACACAAAACAAGACAGATCAAGAAAAGCTTCAATATCATAAAACTAATAACACCAATACAAATGAAAAAATAAACAAAAACACACAAATTTCCTCAAAAAAACAAAATATAAAAACAAATATTATGCAAGAATACATTGAAAAAGGAAAAACTAGCAAATATGAAAAAAAATTAAGCAATGAATTTGTGAAAGTTTATGTACTAGATGGCAAAACTTTAAGTGATTATAGAATTAGCTTATTAAGTGAGATGATTCGTCCTATTGCTGAAAATTCGCAAGATTATAATTTGACTATTTTTATACAAATGCTTCCTAATGATAATATGAATTTAAGTATCTATAACAAAGATATAGTTTTTGAAAAAAATAAGAAAAAATATAATTATGTTGATATGAAGATCGAAGATTTCAAATTTTTATTTGAAAGAAATGGCTATGATAAGTATAGTAATGAGGATATATTACAACAAATCGATCAAAAATTAGCAAGAGAGAATGTATTAAAAAGAATTAAAATACAAGGTTATGCTGATGATAGAGGCAGTTCTTTTGCAAACTATATGATAGGTTTAAATAGAGCTATGAATGTTGCAAAACATTTTTTCGCTTTTACAGAGCTTATTGAAATTCAATCTTTTGGAAAAGAGAATTATCCTTTAAAAGATAAATCTGATCAACAAAGACAGGACAATCGTAAAGTAGAAATTAGCTTTTATAACTAA
- a CDS encoding adenylate kinase: MKKLFLIVGAPGSGKTTDASIIAQDDNNITHYSTGDLLRAEVSSGSELGKLIDSFISKGNLVPLDVVVNTIVSALKNAPTNIVLIDGYPRSVEQMLEFDKVLKEQTEVILQGVIEVKVSEEVARERVLGRARGADDNEEVFNNRMKVYLEPLDEITDFYTKKNIHHIINGERSIEVIVADIKNLIQNLLK; this comes from the coding sequence ATGAAAAAACTATTTCTAATTGTAGGTGCTCCAGGTAGTGGAAAAACTACTGATGCAAGTATCATAGCTCAAGATGATAATAATATTACCCATTACTCAACCGGTGACTTATTAAGAGCTGAAGTTTCTAGCGGTAGTGAACTTGGAAAATTAATAGATAGTTTTATATCTAAAGGAAATTTAGTGCCTTTAGATGTCGTTGTAAATACTATTGTATCGGCATTAAAAAATGCTCCCACTAATATTGTTTTAATTGATGGTTATCCAAGAAGTGTTGAACAAATGTTAGAATTTGACAAAGTATTAAAAGAACAAACTGAAGTAATTTTACAAGGTGTTATTGAAGTTAAAGTTAGCGAAGAAGTTGCTAGAGAAAGAGTTTTAGGGCGTGCAAGAGGCGCTGATGATAATGAAGAAGTTTTCAATAATAGAATGAAGGTTTATTTAGAACCTTTAGATGAAATAACTGATTTTTATACCAAAAAAAATATTCACCATATTATAAATGGCGAAAGAAGTATTGAAGTTATTGTGGCTGATATTAAAAATTTAATTCAAAATTTATTAAAATAA
- the pta gene encoding phosphate acetyltransferase, giving the protein MLSAFILNYDEKLIFDHIKQANDKIIFYFPVLNETIKSNLEKLCLKYCVEFKYFYSFKGEEYQLQMINHSNDFFKKIIEDFEVNCPHDYFSIIIGVDHYGLMGDLNLNIMLAKELNSPLYAKTNDDYDILNFLLKKKLDHFVLLKNEENFTLAKPYAYKTQARFSHELFKKAKSNKQTIVLPESFDERILRASEFLMQNDLVDLILLGDSNEILSKANSINVNLDGVRIINPKNSQYNEEFEDILYETRKAKGMTKEKAKELVQDITYFGTLLVHTNKAHAMVSGASTTTADTIRPALQLIKTKDGVSSVSGVFFMSLEDQVFVFADCAVVPNPTPEQLAEIAYTSANSARSFGIEPSVALLSYSSGNSGSGISVDVVKEAVKIVKDKYPQFLVDGPIQFDAAIDPLTAKSKMPNSKVAGHANVFIFPDLNAANICYKAVQRTAKSLAIGPILQGLKKPINDLSRGCLVEDIINTVVLSAIQAQE; this is encoded by the coding sequence ATGCTTTCAGCTTTTATTTTAAATTATGATGAAAAATTAATTTTTGATCATATAAAACAAGCAAATGATAAGATTATATTTTATTTTCCAGTTTTAAATGAAACAATAAAATCTAATTTAGAGAAGTTGTGTTTAAAATATTGTGTGGAATTTAAATATTTTTATAGTTTTAAAGGTGAAGAATATCAATTACAAATGATAAATCATTCAAATGATTTTTTTAAAAAAATTATAGAAGATTTTGAGGTAAATTGCCCGCATGATTATTTTTCTATTATTATAGGCGTAGATCATTATGGATTGATGGGTGATTTGAATTTAAATATCATGTTGGCTAAAGAATTAAATTCTCCTTTATATGCAAAAACAAACGATGATTATGATATTTTAAATTTTTTATTGAAAAAAAAATTAGATCATTTTGTCTTATTGAAAAATGAAGAAAATTTTACGCTGGCTAAACCTTATGCTTATAAAACTCAAGCAAGATTTTCTCATGAGCTTTTTAAAAAAGCTAAATCAAATAAACAAACTATAGTCTTACCTGAAAGTTTTGATGAAAGAATTTTAAGAGCGAGTGAATTTTTGATGCAAAATGATTTAGTTGATTTGATTTTACTTGGAGACAGTAATGAAATTTTATCAAAAGCTAATTCAATAAATGTTAATTTAGATGGTGTTCGTATTATAAATCCAAAAAATTCCCAATATAATGAAGAATTTGAAGATATATTATATGAAACAAGAAAAGCAAAAGGTATGACTAAAGAAAAAGCTAAAGAGTTGGTTCAAGATATTACTTATTTTGGAACATTATTAGTTCATACTAATAAAGCTCATGCTATGGTAAGTGGAGCCAGTACAACTACTGCTGATACCATACGTCCTGCTTTGCAACTTATTAAAACTAAAGATGGGGTGAGTTCAGTTTCTGGCGTATTTTTTATGTCTTTAGAAGATCAAGTTTTTGTTTTTGCTGATTGTGCTGTTGTGCCAAATCCTACTCCTGAACAACTCGCTGAGATTGCTTATACTAGTGCAAATAGCGCAAGATCTTTTGGAATAGAACCTAGTGTTGCCTTACTTTCTTACTCCAGTGGAAATAGTGGAAGTGGAATTAGTGTTGATGTGGTAAAAGAGGCAGTAAAAATTGTTAAAGATAAATATCCGCAATTTTTAGTTGATGGACCTATACAATTTGATGCAGCAATAGATCCATTAACTGCTAAGAGTAAAATGCCAAATTCTAAGGTGGCAGGGCATGCTAATGTATTTATATTCCCAGATTTAAATGCTGCAAATATATGTTACAAAGCTGTACAAAGAACAGCAAAATCTTTGGCTATAGGACCTATTTTGCAGGGATTGAAAAAACCTATTAATGATTTAAGTAGAGGTTGTTTAGTTGAAGATATTATTAATACTGTTGTATTAAGTGCAATACAAGCACAAGAATAA
- a CDS encoding acetate kinase, translating into MKILVLNSGSSSIKFKLFDGDKAVASGLVEKIGEQKSKVELKDLKTLQKFQQELPIKNHEDGMKLVNELFAESGILHDLNELDGCGHRIVHGGSRLTKHCLVDDDILKEIERIAHMAPLHNPAHLIGIKTMMNTAKDVPNVTVFDTAFHQSMPDYAYMYALPYEYYEKHKVRKYGFHGTSHSYVSKKAAQILNKDINSFNAISAHLGNGASVCAIKNGKCIDTSMGFTPLEGLIMGTRCGDIDPALLPFLANELNIDIKELDTIMNKKSGVYGICGFNDFRDIDTQIGLGNDKARLAFDMFCYRLIKYIGSYYAILPQVDALIFTAGIGENDCKVRQGICQKLEHLGFVIDTDVNQNSRSGVISKKGSKIDILVVPTDEELEIAKITSDILNNLGI; encoded by the coding sequence ATGAAAATTTTAGTTTTAAATTCAGGTTCATCTTCAATTAAGTTTAAGCTTTTTGATGGTGATAAAGCAGTAGCTTCTGGTTTGGTTGAAAAAATAGGTGAGCAAAAATCTAAAGTTGAGTTAAAAGATCTTAAAACTTTGCAAAAATTTCAGCAAGAATTGCCAATTAAAAATCATGAAGATGGAATGAAGCTTGTCAATGAATTATTTGCTGAAAGTGGAATATTGCACGATTTAAATGAGCTTGATGGCTGTGGACATAGAATCGTTCATGGTGGTTCAAGATTAACTAAACACTGTTTGGTTGATGATGATATTTTAAAAGAAATTGAAAGAATTGCCCATATGGCTCCTTTACATAATCCTGCGCATTTAATCGGGATTAAAACGATGATGAATACAGCTAAAGATGTTCCAAATGTAACTGTTTTTGATACAGCTTTTCATCAAAGTATGCCAGATTATGCATATATGTATGCATTACCGTATGAATATTATGAAAAACATAAGGTGAGAAAATATGGTTTTCATGGTACTTCGCATTCTTATGTAAGTAAAAAAGCTGCACAAATATTAAATAAAGATATTAATTCTTTTAATGCAATTAGTGCTCATCTTGGAAATGGAGCTAGTGTTTGTGCTATAAAAAATGGTAAATGCATAGATACTTCTATGGGTTTTACCCCGTTAGAAGGATTAATTATGGGGACTAGATGTGGCGATATTGATCCTGCATTATTACCTTTTTTAGCTAATGAATTAAATATAGATATTAAAGAATTAGATACTATTATGAATAAAAAAAGCGGTGTGTATGGCATTTGTGGTTTTAATGATTTTAGAGATATAGATACACAAATAGGCTTAGGCAATGATAAGGCAAGATTAGCTTTTGATATGTTTTGTTATAGATTAATTAAATATATAGGTTCTTACTATGCAATATTGCCACAAGTTGATGCTTTGATTTTTACAGCCGGCATAGGAGAAAATGATTGCAAGGTAAGGCAGGGTATATGTCAAAAACTTGAACACTTAGGTTTTGTAATTGATACTGATGTTAATCAAAATTCAAGAAGTGGGGTAATTAGTAAAAAAGGATCTAAGATAGATATTTTAGTTGTTCCTACAGATGAAGAATTAGAGATTGCAAAGATTACATCAGATATTTTAAATAACCTTGGAATTTAA
- a CDS encoding glycosyltransferase gives MKNKLGILLAATKNSSFTIGTLLINLMDLMSKKIDIFYILHDGFSLEDQKIMKNIVQNKQIKFILFTQENFTKAIKNQCKQTEQKEDISNLFFIQRWTHMAFARFEAFKFLNECQCIIYIDFDVLLLKDISELFKLKEQNYHLGARLGKTLLKVALPSETNCPNKHTYQTGILVFTDNIKHPLKYYNFIYSYLSQNNDNLQDQGVFSLMVFKHHLKVKDLKDKYTGSTHYLTNTMQNASIVHASGTNSRFWNSLLCNKTWPQWQRYYEQWQQLGGSKYDGIFNADTKQSRYRIKYHLSYKLGYAFIEAMNNKKRLFILPYTLFQIYRQHKTLAKKFQRDLKTNPHLKLPPLKHYEDYSTEGLKNKQSYSYKIGKRLIYAQKNWYKGGYFIFIKQLKKIFKDYKNKQK, from the coding sequence ATGAAAAACAAACTAGGTATTTTACTAGCTGCTACAAAAAATTCAAGCTTTACCATAGGAACTTTACTCATTAACCTCATGGATTTAATGAGTAAAAAAATAGATATATTTTATATACTTCACGATGGTTTTTCTCTTGAAGATCAAAAAATTATGAAAAATATTGTGCAAAATAAACAAATTAAGTTTATATTATTTACACAAGAAAATTTTACAAAAGCAATCAAAAATCAATGCAAGCAAACAGAACAAAAAGAGGATATATCCAATTTGTTTTTTATTCAAAGATGGACACATATGGCTTTTGCTAGATTTGAAGCATTTAAATTTCTAAATGAATGTCAGTGCATTATTTATATTGATTTTGACGTTTTACTTTTAAAAGATATTAGTGAGTTATTTAAACTTAAAGAACAAAACTATCATCTTGGAGCAAGATTAGGGAAAACTTTACTCAAAGTAGCACTACCTTCTGAGACAAACTGTCCAAATAAGCATACTTATCAAACGGGAATTTTAGTTTTTACAGACAATATAAAACATCCTTTAAAATATTATAATTTTATTTATTCTTATTTATCTCAAAATAATGATAATCTACAAGATCAAGGTGTATTTTCTTTGATGGTTTTTAAACATCATTTAAAAGTAAAAGATTTAAAAGATAAATATACAGGAAGCACTCATTATCTAACCAATACCATGCAAAATGCTTCTATAGTTCATGCAAGTGGTACAAATAGTAGATTTTGGAATAGTTTGCTTTGTAACAAAACTTGGCCACAATGGCAAAGATATTATGAACAATGGCAACAACTTGGAGGAAGTAAATATGATGGAATATTTAACGCTGATACAAAGCAATCTCGATATAGGATTAAATACCACCTTTCTTATAAATTAGGTTATGCTTTTATAGAAGCTATGAATAATAAAAAAAGGTTATTTATTCTCCCATATACTTTATTTCAAATATACCGTCAACATAAAACTCTAGCAAAAAAATTTCAACGGGATTTAAAAACAAATCCTCATTTAAAACTACCACCACTAAAACATTATGAAGATTACTCTACAGAAGGCTTAAAAAACAAACAATCATATTCATATAAAATTGGAAAAAGACTTATTTATGCACAAAAAAATTGGTACAAAGGAGGATATTTCATATTTATAAAACAGTTAAAAAAAATATTCAAAGACTATAAAAATAAACAAAAATAA
- a CDS encoding MetQ/NlpA family ABC transporter substrate-binding protein has product MKLLKFLAINAFLGASLFANEIITIAASPVPHAQILEQIKPDLEQKGYKLEIKEFTDYVLPNLAVDGGEIDANFFQHTPYLEEFNKNKGTKLVKIAGVHIEPMAVYSKKFKSIDDLKDGATIAVPNDPTNESRALDIIERKGLVKFKDNALKTPLDITDNPKNIKFVELKAAQLPRALDDVDFAIINSNYALSANLNPAKDSILIEDGQSPYVNILVVKEGHENDAKIKALVESIQSQKVKDFINQKYDGSVLPAF; this is encoded by the coding sequence ATGAAGTTATTAAAATTTCTTGCTATTAATGCATTTTTAGGTGCAAGTTTATTTGCTAATGAGATTATTACAATTGCCGCTAGTCCGGTTCCTCATGCACAAATTTTAGAGCAAATTAAACCCGATTTAGAACAAAAAGGTTACAAGTTAGAAATTAAAGAATTTACCGATTATGTTTTACCAAATCTAGCTGTTGATGGTGGTGAAATTGATGCAAATTTTTTTCAACACACTCCTTATTTAGAAGAATTTAACAAAAATAAAGGAACAAAGCTAGTAAAAATTGCAGGAGTTCATATTGAGCCAATGGCAGTTTATTCTAAAAAATTTAAAAGCATTGATGATTTGAAAGATGGAGCTACCATAGCTGTTCCCAACGATCCAACTAATGAAAGTAGAGCCTTAGATATTATCGAAAGAAAAGGATTAGTTAAATTTAAAGATAATGCCTTAAAAACTCCATTAGATATTACAGACAATCCAAAAAATATTAAATTTGTAGAATTAAAAGCAGCTCAACTTCCAAGAGCTTTAGATGATGTTGATTTTGCAATCATCAATTCAAATTATGCATTATCAGCAAATTTAAATCCCGCTAAAGACAGTATATTGATAGAAGATGGTCAAAGCCCTTATGTTAATATACTTGTTGTAAAAGAAGGGCATGAAAATGATGCAAAAATCAAAGCTTTAGTTGAAAGTATCCAAAGTCAAAAAGTAAAAGATTTCATTAATCAAAAGTACGACGGATCTGTTTTACCAGCTTTTTAA
- a CDS encoding valine--tRNA ligase translates to MYDKSLEKEYYTICEERGYFEIDGNKKIQQKDKYFCIMMPPPNVTGVLHIGHALTCTLQDITTRYKRMDGYKTLYQPGLDHAGIATQNVVEKQLLTQGITKEKLGREEFIKKVWEWKEQSGGTIVKQMRILGITPAWSRLRFTMDEGLVNAVKKAFVDLYNKKLIVRDNYMVNWCTHDGALSDIEVEHKENQGKLYHLRYFIKNSKEYLIIATTRPETYFGDSAIMVNPNDQRYKHLIGKEVELPLLNRSVKIIADEYVDMNFGTGVVKVTPAHDINDYEVGLKHKLEFITIFDEKGILNHHCLNFQGKERLEARNEIVTYLQEQGFIEKIEDYINQVGYCYRCKNIVEPYISKQWFVKNDIAKESIQKVNLGGSKFYPSHWINSFNAWMKDLRNWCISRQLWWGHQIPVYYCECSHEWASEENPQCCPKCQGKNFKQDPDVLDTWFSSGLWAMSTLGWGNKDWGKNTLWNDDDLKNFYPNSLLITGFDILFFWVARMMFQSTNALGDLPFKDIYLHALVKDEQGRKMSKSLGNVIDPVESIEEYSSDILRFTLALLAIQGRDIKLSNDKLLQVRNFTNKLYNASKFLLLNEESFEDLNPKNIKSNLAQYIYSRFNICVKEVRENLDNYRFNDAANTLYRFFWDEFCDWGIELSKAEKSSIKELGSIFKEALKLLNPFMPFISEYLYHELSKTSIHTHDSIMITKYPIFHTQNKDIEELFNIIIESIISIRRAKTLIELGNAKIQKAYIKLNDSTLENKVKDYSNFIITLAKCEEIHFTDNNIKQAIRDVSENLEIFIPTQDLDLSGILNRLNNQKNKLEKDFNKLNSMMQNEKFIANAPSQVVEQNKVQLSNIKSQLDKIYEEISHLKG, encoded by the coding sequence ATGTATGACAAATCACTCGAAAAAGAGTATTATACTATTTGTGAAGAACGTGGATATTTTGAAATTGATGGCAATAAAAAAATTCAGCAAAAAGATAAATACTTTTGTATTATGATGCCACCACCTAACGTCACTGGTGTTTTACATATAGGTCATGCTCTTACTTGTACTTTGCAAGATATTACAACTAGATACAAAAGAATGGATGGGTATAAAACTTTATATCAGCCAGGGCTTGATCATGCAGGTATTGCTACACAAAATGTAGTAGAAAAACAGCTTCTAACTCAAGGCATTACAAAAGAAAAATTAGGTAGAGAAGAATTTATTAAGAAAGTTTGGGAGTGGAAAGAACAAAGCGGTGGAACCATAGTTAAACAAATGAGAATACTAGGCATCACACCGGCTTGGAGTCGTTTGCGCTTTACCATGGATGAAGGTTTGGTTAATGCAGTCAAAAAAGCCTTTGTAGACCTATACAATAAAAAACTCATAGTTCGCGATAATTATATGGTAAATTGGTGTACACACGATGGAGCTTTGAGTGATATTGAAGTTGAACACAAAGAAAATCAAGGTAAGTTATATCATTTACGATATTTTATTAAAAATTCTAAAGAGTATTTAATTATAGCTACCACAAGACCTGAAACTTATTTTGGCGATAGTGCTATCATGGTAAATCCTAATGATCAACGTTACAAACACTTAATTGGAAAAGAAGTAGAATTACCTTTACTAAATCGCAGTGTAAAAATTATTGCTGATGAATATGTTGATATGAATTTTGGAACAGGTGTTGTAAAGGTAACTCCGGCTCACGATATCAACGATTATGAAGTAGGTTTAAAACATAAGCTAGAATTTATTACGATATTTGATGAAAAAGGTATTTTAAATCATCATTGTTTAAATTTTCAAGGCAAAGAAAGATTAGAAGCTAGAAACGAAATTGTGACTTACTTACAAGAACAAGGATTTATTGAAAAAATAGAAGATTATATCAATCAAGTAGGATATTGTTATCGTTGTAAAAATATAGTTGAGCCTTATATTTCAAAGCAATGGTTTGTAAAAAATGATATAGCCAAGGAAAGTATTCAAAAGGTTAATCTTGGTGGTAGTAAATTTTATCCATCGCACTGGATTAATAGTTTCAACGCATGGATGAAAGACTTAAGAAATTGGTGTATATCAAGACAACTTTGGTGGGGACATCAAATTCCTGTGTATTATTGTGAATGTTCACATGAATGGGCTAGTGAAGAAAATCCACAATGTTGCCCAAAATGTCAAGGTAAAAATTTTAAACAAGATCCTGATGTACTAGACACTTGGTTTTCTTCAGGTCTTTGGGCTATGAGTACTCTGGGATGGGGTAATAAAGATTGGGGCAAAAATACACTTTGGAACGATGATGATTTAAAAAATTTTTATCCCAATTCTTTATTAATTACTGGCTTTGATATTTTATTTTTTTGGGTTGCTAGAATGATGTTTCAAAGCACTAATGCATTAGGAGATTTACCTTTTAAAGATATTTATTTGCATGCACTTGTAAAAGATGAACAAGGAAGAAAAATGAGTAAATCTTTAGGCAATGTTATAGATCCTGTAGAAAGTATTGAAGAATATAGTTCAGATATTTTACGCTTTACCTTAGCTTTACTTGCTATACAAGGAAGAGACATTAAATTAAGTAATGACAAATTATTACAAGTTAGAAACTTTACCAATAAACTTTACAATGCGAGTAAATTTTTACTTTTAAATGAAGAAAGTTTCGAAGATTTAAACCCTAAGAATATAAAATCAAATTTAGCACAATATATTTATTCTCGCTTTAATATTTGTGTAAAAGAAGTGAGAGAAAATTTAGATAACTATCGTTTTAATGATGCAGCTAACACTTTATATAGATTTTTTTGGGATGAATTTTGTGATTGGGGTATTGAGCTTAGCAAAGCTGAAAAATCAAGCATTAAAGAACTTGGAAGTATTTTTAAAGAAGCATTGAAACTTTTAAATCCTTTTATGCCTTTTATTAGCGAATATTTATATCATGAATTAAGCAAAACTTCAATCCACACCCATGATTCTATAATGATTACAAAATATCCTATATTTCATACTCAAAATAAAGATATAGAAGAGTTATTTAATATTATCATTGAAAGTATAATTTCTATACGTCGCGCAAAAACCTTAATAGAACTTGGTAATGCAAAAATTCAAAAAGCTTATATAAAATTAAACGATTCAACTTTGGAAAATAAGGTAAAAGATTATTCTAATTTTATTATCACACTTGCAAAATGTGAAGAAATTCACTTTACAGATAATAACATAAAGCAAGCCATTAGAGATGTAAGTGAAAATTTGGAAATTTTTATTCCAACTCAAGATCTAGATTTAAGTGGTATATTAAATCGTTTAAATAATCAAAAAAACAAATTAGAAAAAGATTTTAATAAATTAAATAGTATGATGCAAAATGAAAAATTTATTGCAAATGCACCAAGTCAGGTGGTAGAACAAAATAAAGTTCAATTAAGTAATATAAAATCACAGCTTGATAAAATTTATGAAGAAATTTCACATTTAAAAGGCTAA
- a CDS encoding methionine ABC transporter ATP-binding protein — MINIQNLKKYYGEELIINDVSLEIAKGEIYALVGHSGAGKSTILRCINGLETYQYGSVKVFGKEIQNLKEKELREFRKNIGMIFQHFALMSRKNVFENIAMPLEIHGFSKHTISKRVKELLDIVGLSSKIKAYPKELSGGQKQRVAIARALALNPQILLSDEATSALDPSTTNNILELIAKINKEFGISVVLVTHEMEAVKQIAHKAVLLDHGQIIGKGKVEELFLKPNEKMREFLGESEFLPQNGVNIRLYFCREKANQCIITHMARTLNIDFNIVWGKIEKLNENALGNLVINIAHQNQNDVLQYLQENGVIWELV; from the coding sequence GTGATAAATATACAAAATTTAAAAAAATATTACGGTGAAGAGTTAATAATTAATGATGTGTCATTGGAAATTGCCAAAGGTGAAATTTATGCTTTAGTTGGACATAGTGGTGCAGGAAAATCAACTATTTTAAGATGTATTAATGGATTAGAAACTTACCAATATGGTAGTGTAAAAGTTTTTGGAAAAGAAATTCAAAATCTCAAAGAAAAAGAATTAAGAGAATTTAGAAAAAATATCGGTATGATTTTTCAACATTTTGCATTAATGAGCAGAAAAAATGTTTTTGAAAATATTGCTATGCCTCTAGAAATTCATGGTTTTTCAAAACATACTATTAGTAAAAGAGTTAAGGAACTTTTAGATATTGTTGGATTATCATCTAAGATCAAGGCATACCCAAAAGAACTCAGTGGTGGACAAAAACAAAGGGTAGCCATAGCAAGAGCTTTAGCTTTAAATCCTCAAATTTTATTAAGTGATGAAGCAACTTCAGCATTAGATCCAAGTACTACAAATAATATTTTAGAACTTATTGCTAAAATTAACAAAGAATTTGGCATCAGCGTTGTTTTAGTAACCCACGAAATGGAAGCTGTCAAACAAATAGCACACAAAGCAGTTTTACTAGATCATGGACAGATTATAGGAAAAGGTAAAGTTGAAGAATTATTTTTAAAACCTAATGAAAAAATGCGTGAATTTTTAGGAGAAAGTGAATTTTTACCACAAAATGGTGTCAACATTAGACTTTATTTTTGTAGAGAAAAAGCTAATCAATGTATTATAACCCATATGGCTAGAACATTAAATATTGATTTTAATATAGTATGGGGAAAAATAGAAAAATTAAATGAAAATGCCTTGGGAAATTTAGTAATTAACATCGCTCATCAAAATCAAAACGATGTATTGCAATATTTACAAGAAAATGGTGTAATTTGGGAGCTTGTATGA